A stretch of Paenibacillus sp. URB8-2 DNA encodes these proteins:
- a CDS encoding glycosyltransferase family 1 protein encodes MEPVRILQVVTVMNRGGLETMLMNYYRQMDRADIQFDFMVHRLERGHYDDEIESMGGVIYRMPPIKPGNYRLYFNKLTEFFHAHHEYRVVHSHINENSSFVLREAKRAGIPCRIAHSHLSDLRLDLKFPFRVYAKYVMKDNPNRYFACSKKAGRWLFGREIEERNSLVVMNNAVNLREFAFDPAVREKVRSEFQAGERLVIGHVGRFNEQKNHSFLIDIFHSVYQRNRNVLLVLVGEGYLEPAIRQKVEQLGLKDHVAFLGVRSDIPRLMQGMDLFLFPSLFEGLPVVLVEAQAAGLRCIASSSITPESDLTGRVRFISLQEPADLWAREILDSSCERADTSEQLRESGYDSAKTAEWLASFYHTECQPILNQR; translated from the coding sequence ATGGAGCCCGTTCGAATTCTGCAGGTCGTCACCGTCATGAACAGGGGCGGACTGGAAACCATGCTCATGAACTACTATCGCCAGATGGACCGCGCCGACATTCAGTTTGATTTTATGGTACACAGGCTGGAAAGGGGGCACTATGACGACGAAATCGAGTCTATGGGCGGGGTCATCTATCGGATGCCGCCAATCAAACCGGGGAATTACCGGCTGTATTTCAATAAACTGACGGAGTTCTTTCATGCGCATCATGAATACAGGGTGGTCCATTCCCATATCAACGAGAACAGCAGCTTTGTTCTGAGGGAGGCCAAAAGAGCCGGTATTCCGTGCCGGATTGCCCACAGCCACCTCAGCGATCTAAGGCTGGACCTGAAATTTCCTTTCCGCGTATACGCCAAATATGTGATGAAGGATAATCCCAACCGGTATTTTGCCTGCTCGAAGAAAGCGGGACGCTGGCTGTTCGGCAGAGAGATTGAGGAACGGAACTCTCTCGTTGTGATGAATAATGCGGTCAACCTTCGGGAGTTCGCCTTTGACCCCGCCGTCCGCGAGAAGGTCAGGAGCGAGTTTCAGGCGGGCGAACGTTTGGTTATCGGCCATGTCGGGAGGTTCAACGAGCAGAAGAATCACTCGTTCTTGATTGACATCTTTCACAGCGTTTACCAGAGGAACCGCAATGTGCTCCTGGTTCTGGTCGGAGAGGGATATCTGGAGCCGGCGATCAGGCAAAAAGTCGAACAGCTCGGATTAAAGGATCATGTCGCCTTTCTGGGTGTCCGTTCGGATATCCCAAGGCTGATGCAGGGCATGGACTTGTTCCTGTTCCCGTCCTTGTTCGAAGGGCTGCCGGTCGTTCTGGTGGAAGCGCAGGCGGCGGGACTGAGATGCATCGCTTCCAGCTCGATTACCCCGGAGTCGGATTTGACGGGCAGGGTGAGGTTCATCAGTCTTCAGGAGCCGGCCGACCTTTGGGCGCGGGAGATTCTGGACAGTTCCTGTGAGCGTGCGGATACATCGGAGCAGCTGCGCGAAAGCGGATATGACTCCGCGAAGACCGCAGAGTGGCTGGCCTCTTTTTACCATACGGAATGTCAGCCGATTCTTAATCAGAGGTGA